Proteins co-encoded in one Kribbella qitaiheensis genomic window:
- a CDS encoding sigma-70 family RNA polymerase sigma factor — protein MTAELEAARGGDDLAFDRLVGPLRRELHAHCYRMLGSSYDADDALQDALLRAWKGLARFEGRSSVRSWLYTVATRTCLDLVEQRGRRALPMDLGPSSDRAVLDNPPLTEISWLGPYPDQPGDSYEQREAVQLAFVAALQHLPGNQRAALLLFEVLDFSAAEIAEMMDTSTASVNSALQRARRIVNDKVPAVSQQRTLRDLGDTKIRDIVTQYSTALEQGDAESFIALLTKDVTWSMPPLGHWYDGIEAVRDFATTIPLTLCPSWRHIPVTVNGQVAIAGYLGETADSEHLPWSIDVLTFDGEKIAAVTSFVDPTVFPLLGLPPRQ, from the coding sequence GTGACTGCTGAGCTGGAGGCGGCGCGGGGTGGGGATGACCTGGCGTTCGATCGGCTGGTCGGGCCGTTGCGGCGGGAGTTGCACGCGCACTGCTATCGGATGCTCGGATCCTCATACGACGCCGATGACGCTCTCCAGGATGCGCTGTTGCGGGCTTGGAAGGGGCTGGCCCGGTTCGAGGGGCGGAGTTCGGTTCGGTCGTGGCTGTATACGGTCGCGACCCGGACCTGCCTGGACCTGGTCGAGCAGCGCGGCCGGCGGGCGTTGCCGATGGATCTCGGGCCGTCCAGCGACCGCGCAGTACTCGACAACCCGCCGCTGACCGAGATCAGCTGGCTCGGCCCGTATCCGGACCAGCCCGGCGACAGCTACGAGCAGCGCGAGGCGGTTCAGCTCGCCTTCGTCGCGGCGTTGCAGCACCTGCCCGGAAATCAGCGGGCGGCGCTGCTGCTGTTCGAAGTACTGGACTTCAGCGCGGCCGAGATCGCCGAGATGATGGACACCTCGACCGCGTCGGTGAACAGCGCCCTGCAGCGCGCCCGGCGGATCGTGAACGACAAGGTGCCGGCCGTCAGCCAGCAGCGCACCCTGCGCGACCTCGGCGACACCAAGATTCGCGACATCGTCACGCAGTACTCGACAGCGCTCGAGCAAGGCGACGCCGAGTCGTTCATCGCGCTACTCACCAAGGACGTCACCTGGTCGATGCCGCCCCTGGGTCACTGGTACGACGGGATCGAGGCCGTCCGCGACTTCGCTACCACGATCCCGTTGACCCTGTGCCCGAGTTGGCGGCACATCCCCGTCACCGTCAACGGTCAGGTCGCCATCGCTGGCTATCTGGGCGAAACAGCCGACAGCGAGCACCTCCCGTGGTCCATCGACGTGCTCACCTTTGATGGCGAGAAGATCGCGGCCGTCACCTCTTTTGTCGACCCGACGGTCTTTCCCTTGCTCGGCCTGCCGCCAAGACAATGA
- a CDS encoding GbsR/MarR family transcriptional regulator: protein MPGGRLRHQDRQTIAAGLAEGLGYAEIARQLDRPTSTISREIARNGGPAGYRADHAHYATESRARRSRRPPGEVLDHAGAGPGRQRVEADEADEDGRDPGRQRVELDEYGRDAVAVREYAERFAELMVEAGLPRMVARVLASLYTTDSRSLTAAELVRQLRVSPASISKAIAYLEKVEMIERRRETGQRHEYYVIEDDVWLRAWMTSARTNADWAEAAQYGAKLFGLETPAGSRLDKMGVFFAQLSDDMNGGPTAIAADDAMTVLAALIHAGTPLTAPQLSTALTWPRPRVDDALQAAETYAYFTDPVVINHHPDDTYTVIAKPLRLTATQRKALTAHAPTAV, encoded by the coding sequence ATGCCAGGCGGCAGGCTCCGGCACCAGGATCGCCAGACCATCGCGGCCGGTCTCGCGGAAGGTCTCGGATATGCCGAGATCGCCAGGCAGCTGGACCGGCCGACCTCCACCATCAGCCGCGAGATCGCCCGCAACGGCGGTCCGGCCGGGTACCGGGCCGACCACGCGCACTACGCCACCGAGAGCCGCGCTCGCCGAAGCAGGCGGCCGCCTGGCGAGGTGCTCGATCACGCCGGAGCCGGTCCAGGCCGCCAACGCGTCGAGGCGGACGAGGCGGACGAGGACGGACGCGATCCGGGGCGGCAACGCGTAGAGCTGGACGAGTATGGGCGCGATGCTGTCGCGGTTCGCGAGTATGCCGAGCGGTTCGCCGAGTTGATGGTCGAAGCCGGTCTCCCCCGGATGGTCGCGCGCGTGCTGGCCAGCCTCTACACGACGGACTCCCGCAGCCTCACCGCTGCCGAGCTCGTCCGCCAACTGCGAGTCAGCCCCGCCTCGATCTCGAAGGCGATCGCCTACCTGGAGAAGGTAGAGATGATCGAGCGACGACGAGAGACCGGCCAGCGGCACGAGTACTACGTGATCGAGGACGACGTCTGGCTCCGGGCCTGGATGACGAGCGCCCGAACGAACGCGGACTGGGCCGAAGCCGCGCAGTACGGCGCGAAGCTCTTCGGCCTGGAGACTCCGGCCGGCTCGCGACTGGACAAGATGGGCGTCTTCTTCGCGCAACTCAGCGACGACATGAACGGCGGCCCGACCGCCATCGCCGCGGACGACGCCATGACCGTCCTCGCCGCACTGATCCACGCCGGCACACCACTCACCGCGCCCCAGCTCAGCACCGCCCTGACCTGGCCTCGTCCTCGCGTCGACGACGCCCTGCAAGCCGCAGAAACCTACGCCTACTTCACCGACCCCGTCGTCATCAACCACCACCCCGACGACACCTACACCGTCATCGCCAAACCCCTCCGCCTCACGGCCACCCAGCGAAAGGCTTTAACAGCCCACGCACCAACTGCGGTGTGA
- a CDS encoding substrate-binding domain-containing protein — protein MGPVATYEPHPEGAYRAARALLAEPDRPTALYCTTDFAAIAAIRVAHRLRLDVPGDLAVIGVGNTPEGEHYDPSLSTVGPVGFNEALGQIIVDRLTTRESAAGKVFDFPWQLIVRESSSPAPAAPELH, from the coding sequence ATGGGGCCGGTCGCGACCTACGAGCCGCACCCGGAGGGCGCCTACCGGGCCGCGCGGGCGCTCCTCGCCGAGCCGGATCGGCCGACCGCGCTCTACTGCACCACGGACTTCGCGGCGATCGCGGCGATCCGGGTCGCCCACCGGCTGCGCCTCGACGTACCGGGTGATCTCGCGGTGATCGGCGTCGGCAACACCCCGGAGGGTGAGCACTACGACCCGTCGCTGTCGACCGTCGGACCGGTCGGTTTCAACGAGGCACTCGGCCAGATCATCGTCGACCGCCTCACCACCCGCGAGAGCGCCGCCGGCAAGGTCTTCGACTTCCCTTGGCAGCTGATCGTCCGCGAGTCCAGTTCACCAGCCCCGGCGGCGCCAGAGCTCCACTGA
- a CDS encoding NAD(P)/FAD-dependent oxidoreductase: MTLVVVEEAPVKLVWDLVVVGAGPAGTATALGALAADPSLSVLLVDRHDFPRDKPCGDGIAPQVLDLLESVGVTGLLDDRTPVRRLALRRGELEVARDMARPAWVVPRKVFDQRLVEAAQAAGAHLVRHRVKSIDVRRDSVQVDHLAGAIVVGADGANSVVRRAIGERDHVAGNSALASSSAPSSSDEVGRDGSAERRWRAPGEWPFFDRTAGRPVALAIRGYAPTPPERAARQEIVFGLGRQPSYAWSFDRGDGLSNVGYGEQLISSRPHPTRAELLERLEELLPGASADGGDWRGHHLPLSSWSWRPRNGRVLLAGDAAGLINPMTGEGIYYAIASGLLAGQAAAAAIRSGNAGRGGELLGSATGRWSGRTRAVTVVDAGAAYRRTAGRLLGSHLRHTALTALLCRSGWVLDRGIRASAADQGVFDDLVEIGLANGRITPQLVRGLLKPFAGWP; the protein is encoded by the coding sequence GTGACACTGGTAGTCGTCGAGGAGGCACCGGTGAAGCTGGTCTGGGACTTGGTCGTGGTGGGTGCGGGTCCAGCAGGTACCGCGACCGCGCTGGGCGCGCTGGCGGCTGATCCGTCACTCTCGGTCCTGTTGGTCGACCGGCATGACTTTCCCCGCGACAAGCCCTGCGGGGATGGCATTGCGCCGCAGGTGCTCGACCTGCTCGAGTCGGTTGGCGTGACTGGGCTGCTGGACGACCGTACGCCGGTGCGCCGCCTCGCGCTCCGCCGTGGTGAACTGGAGGTCGCGCGGGATATGGCGAGGCCGGCTTGGGTCGTGCCGCGGAAGGTGTTCGACCAGCGACTCGTGGAGGCGGCGCAGGCGGCGGGGGCTCATCTCGTCCGGCACCGGGTCAAGTCGATCGACGTACGCCGGGACTCCGTGCAGGTGGACCACCTCGCGGGAGCGATCGTGGTCGGAGCGGACGGAGCCAACTCCGTCGTACGGCGGGCAATCGGCGAGCGCGACCACGTGGCTGGGAACTCCGCCTTGGCCAGCTCCTCGGCGCCCTCCTCCTCAGACGAGGTCGGTCGTGATGGTTCGGCCGAGAGGCGGTGGCGGGCACCAGGCGAGTGGCCGTTCTTCGACCGTACGGCGGGTAGGCCGGTGGCGTTGGCCATCCGGGGCTATGCGCCGACTCCGCCGGAGCGGGCCGCGCGGCAGGAGATCGTGTTCGGTCTCGGACGCCAACCGTCGTACGCGTGGTCCTTCGACCGCGGCGACGGGCTGTCCAACGTCGGCTACGGCGAACAGTTGATCTCGAGCCGCCCGCACCCGACGCGGGCGGAGCTGCTGGAACGACTCGAAGAGTTGCTGCCGGGGGCAAGCGCAGATGGGGGCGACTGGCGAGGGCATCATCTGCCGCTCTCCTCCTGGTCGTGGCGCCCGCGCAACGGGCGAGTGCTGCTCGCAGGAGACGCGGCCGGCCTGATCAACCCGATGACTGGCGAAGGCATCTACTACGCGATCGCCAGCGGCCTACTAGCCGGCCAAGCAGCCGCCGCCGCGATCAGGTCAGGCAACGCGGGCAGGGGTGGCGAGCTGCTCGGTAGCGCCACCGGTCGGTGGTCGGGTCGAACCCGTGCGGTGACCGTGGTCGACGCGGGGGCGGCGTATCGGCGTACGGCTGGGCGGTTGCTTGGCAGTCATCTGCGGCATACGGCGTTGACCGCGTTGCTCTGCAGGTCGGGGTGGGTGCTTGATCGCGGGATTCGCGCGTCGGCGGCGGATCAGGGGGTATTCGACGACCTGGTTGAGATCGGCCTGGCCAACGGACGCATCACACCGCAGTTGGTGCGTGGGCTGTTAAAGCCTTTCGCTGGGTGGCCGTGA
- a CDS encoding ABC transporter ATP-binding protein produces the protein MTGEVVLGVDGLRMRYGATDVLQDVSFEARRGEVLVLLGPNGAGKTTTIEILEGFRGRSAGEVSVLGTDPAYGDERWRSRLGVVLQSWRDHGNWRVQELLAHFGTYYAPYATAAVPRPWDAAELIDAVGLTAQAGQKIKTLSGGQRRRLDVAIGIVGRPEVLFLDEPTVGFDPAARYEFHQLVRELEGTVLLTTHDLDEASKLADRILILAGGRIIATGTPAELSRQIAAEDEVRWSRDGEHFALSTADSTAFVRELFGQYGEAIADLEVRRASLEDAYLQLIREAA, from the coding sequence ATGACTGGTGAGGTTGTGCTCGGGGTCGACGGACTGCGGATGCGGTACGGCGCGACGGACGTGTTGCAGGACGTGTCGTTCGAGGCGAGACGGGGAGAAGTGCTGGTTCTGCTGGGCCCGAATGGCGCCGGGAAGACCACGACGATCGAGATTCTGGAGGGGTTTCGCGGCCGGTCAGCCGGAGAGGTCTCCGTGCTGGGGACCGACCCGGCGTACGGCGACGAACGGTGGCGATCGCGGCTCGGCGTAGTACTGCAGTCGTGGCGTGATCATGGCAACTGGCGGGTGCAGGAACTGCTTGCCCACTTCGGCACGTACTACGCGCCGTACGCGACCGCCGCGGTGCCGCGACCGTGGGATGCCGCTGAGCTGATCGACGCGGTCGGGCTGACCGCGCAGGCTGGTCAGAAGATCAAGACGTTGTCGGGCGGGCAGCGGCGGCGGCTGGACGTGGCGATCGGGATCGTCGGACGGCCGGAGGTGCTGTTCCTGGACGAGCCGACGGTGGGATTCGATCCGGCTGCGCGGTACGAGTTCCATCAGTTGGTGCGGGAGTTGGAAGGCACGGTGCTGCTCACCACGCACGACCTGGACGAGGCGAGCAAACTCGCCGACCGCATCCTGATCCTGGCGGGTGGGCGGATCATCGCAACCGGTACGCCCGCGGAGCTGAGCCGGCAGATCGCAGCCGAGGACGAGGTGCGCTGGAGCCGCGACGGAGAGCACTTCGCGCTCTCTACCGCGGACTCGACTGCCTTCGTGCGAGAGCTGTTCGGCCAGTACGGCGAGGCGATCGCCGACCTGGAGGTCCGTCGGGCGTCCCTCGAGGACGCCTACCTGCAACTGATCCGAGAGGCGGCGTGA
- a CDS encoding ABC transporter permease, producing MKAKLPFGVRWRRDWQMVLMMVPGVLFLLVFFYLPVIGNVVAFQDFQPYLGIMHSEWNGIQNFINLYDNPDFWDALRNTMVLAGVQLLLFFPVPLAFALIVDSLVSNRIRRAFQTIAYLPHFLSWVLVIALFQQSLGGAGFINNLLRQTGLDPIPFMTNPDTFPLLVVGQLIWKDAGWAMIIFLAALSAVDVSLYEAAAADGAGRWRRLWHITLPSMRTVIVLLLILRIGDILSVGFEQFILQRDSVGPGAAEVLDTFTYYAGVVGGDWSSGAAAGLAKGVVGALLLWGANSIAHRLGEPGIFQKRSGS from the coding sequence GTGAAAGCGAAGTTGCCGTTCGGAGTCCGGTGGCGGCGGGACTGGCAGATGGTCCTGATGATGGTGCCGGGCGTGCTGTTCCTGCTGGTGTTCTTCTATCTCCCGGTGATCGGCAACGTCGTCGCGTTCCAGGACTTCCAGCCGTACCTCGGGATCATGCACAGCGAGTGGAACGGCATCCAGAACTTCATCAATCTCTACGACAACCCGGATTTCTGGGATGCCCTGAGAAATACGATGGTCCTCGCGGGCGTCCAGTTGCTGCTGTTCTTCCCGGTGCCGCTGGCGTTCGCGCTGATCGTGGATTCCCTGGTGAGCAACAGGATCCGGCGTGCGTTCCAGACCATCGCCTACCTGCCGCACTTCCTCTCCTGGGTGCTGGTGATCGCGTTGTTCCAGCAATCGCTGGGCGGCGCGGGCTTCATCAACAACCTGCTCCGGCAGACCGGCCTCGACCCGATCCCGTTCATGACCAACCCGGACACCTTTCCGTTGCTCGTCGTCGGGCAGCTGATCTGGAAGGACGCGGGCTGGGCGATGATCATCTTCCTCGCCGCGCTGTCGGCCGTCGACGTCTCCCTGTACGAGGCGGCCGCCGCCGATGGCGCGGGCCGGTGGCGCCGGCTCTGGCACATCACCCTGCCGTCGATGCGGACGGTCATCGTGCTGCTGCTGATCCTGCGGATCGGCGACATCCTCAGCGTCGGCTTCGAGCAGTTCATCCTGCAACGCGACTCGGTCGGGCCGGGCGCGGCCGAAGTCCTCGACACCTTCACGTACTACGCGGGCGTGGTCGGTGGCGACTGGAGCAGCGGGGCCGCGGCCGGGTTGGCCAAGGGTGTCGTCGGCGCCTTGCTGCTCTGGGGTGCGAACTCGATCGCCCACCGCCTCGGCGAACCGGGCATCTTCCAGAAGCGGAGCGGATCATGA
- a CDS encoding DUF1801 domain-containing protein, which translates to MSYQKDPRVDTYIDALPEWQQQICHQVRDLVHSVDDEVVETIKRTVQPYFVLDGNICALLAAKTHVNVFLYDGAIVPDPEGIITAGHDNSTARTVSVREGETLPAPALADMFRHIIANNRAGGWRKLKKP; encoded by the coding sequence ATGAGCTATCAGAAGGACCCGCGCGTCGACACCTACATCGATGCGTTGCCGGAGTGGCAGCAGCAGATCTGTCACCAGGTGCGGGACCTGGTGCACAGTGTCGACGACGAGGTCGTGGAGACGATCAAGCGCACGGTCCAGCCGTACTTCGTGCTCGACGGCAACATCTGCGCCCTGCTCGCCGCCAAGACGCACGTCAACGTCTTCCTGTACGACGGCGCGATCGTGCCCGACCCGGAGGGCATCATCACCGCCGGCCACGACAACTCGACCGCCCGGACGGTCTCGGTCCGCGAAGGCGAGACATTGCCCGCCCCGGCCCTCGCGGACATGTTCCGGCACATCATCGCCAACAACCGCGCCGGCGGCTGGCGCAAACTCAAGAAGCCCTGA
- a CDS encoding extracellular solute-binding protein, with protein sequence MVRSTESQVSRRGFLRLSGMAVGAVALAPTLAACGDGGKANGGAKASGDLKLPTYKAFEGFTPDLPGAESGLEPGFLQFPENAIASVQGVPLKSSVTALTETFATPPPPMGSNQMWQALNQAIGGDLKLTIGTDPGYPEKFATLLASDSLPDLMWLPPNQGIPNIGPMLEAKFQDLTTYLSGDAVLEYPNLAALKPASWRTAVVNGKIWGAPIPSTPFGQVMMGNPKTWAKVGGLQCETADEFFAKCKELTRGTNYALEPAIVNMLHMFGEWFGAPTSWRVNQDRSLTHLYETDNYKAAVEYAAKLWAAKVFYPDLNLADATPKTVNGQIAAQVTVGPRATADFRVLDPSLFVETMIPFGHDGKAKPVYDMGYGTVGFTPFKKTDEGRIRELLALINYLSAPFGTKEYLQKNFGTAGQQYTVDAKKNPVLTQAGNQQAPGLVSALQIMTSPESVIFNPAFPEDTKKIHATEQELLKYAMRNPTAGTYSDTSSKVGPKLTAAFRDTIVDIVTGRQKIAAYDEALRRWKSGGGDKMRGEFEAVLPSSVPVTQS encoded by the coding sequence ATGGTTCGGTCTACGGAGAGTCAGGTCAGCCGGCGGGGGTTCCTGCGGTTGAGCGGTATGGCGGTGGGGGCGGTCGCGCTCGCGCCGACCCTCGCGGCCTGTGGTGACGGCGGTAAGGCGAATGGTGGGGCCAAGGCGTCGGGGGATCTCAAGCTGCCGACGTACAAGGCCTTCGAGGGCTTCACGCCGGATCTGCCCGGCGCCGAGTCCGGGCTCGAGCCGGGCTTCCTGCAGTTCCCCGAGAACGCGATCGCCAGCGTGCAGGGCGTCCCGCTGAAGAGTTCGGTCACCGCGTTGACCGAGACGTTCGCGACGCCACCGCCGCCGATGGGCAGCAACCAGATGTGGCAGGCGCTCAACCAGGCGATCGGCGGGGATCTCAAGCTCACCATCGGTACCGACCCCGGCTACCCGGAGAAGTTCGCGACGCTGCTCGCCAGCGACTCGCTGCCGGACCTGATGTGGCTCCCGCCGAACCAGGGCATCCCCAACATCGGCCCGATGCTGGAAGCCAAGTTCCAGGACCTGACCACGTACCTCTCGGGCGACGCCGTCCTGGAGTACCCGAACCTCGCGGCCCTCAAGCCGGCCTCCTGGCGCACAGCGGTGGTGAACGGCAAGATCTGGGGCGCACCCATCCCGTCCACCCCGTTCGGCCAGGTCATGATGGGCAACCCGAAGACCTGGGCCAAGGTCGGCGGCCTGCAGTGCGAGACGGCCGACGAGTTCTTCGCCAAGTGCAAGGAGCTCACCCGCGGTACGAACTACGCGCTCGAGCCGGCGATCGTCAACATGCTGCACATGTTCGGCGAGTGGTTCGGCGCCCCGACCAGTTGGCGGGTCAACCAGGACAGGTCGCTCACGCACCTCTACGAGACCGACAACTACAAGGCCGCGGTCGAGTACGCCGCGAAGCTCTGGGCCGCGAAGGTGTTCTACCCCGACCTCAACTTGGCCGACGCGACCCCGAAGACGGTCAACGGCCAGATCGCGGCTCAGGTGACCGTCGGACCGCGCGCGACCGCCGACTTCCGCGTCCTCGATCCGAGCCTGTTCGTCGAGACGATGATCCCCTTCGGTCACGACGGCAAGGCCAAGCCGGTCTACGACATGGGCTACGGAACCGTCGGCTTCACCCCGTTCAAGAAGACCGACGAGGGTCGCATCCGCGAGCTGCTTGCCCTGATCAACTACCTCTCGGCACCCTTCGGCACCAAGGAATACCTGCAGAAGAATTTCGGTACTGCGGGCCAGCAGTACACCGTCGACGCCAAGAAGAACCCAGTGCTCACTCAGGCCGGCAACCAGCAGGCACCCGGCCTGGTCAGCGCGCTGCAGATCATGACGTCGCCCGAAAGCGTCATCTTCAACCCGGCGTTCCCCGAGGACACCAAGAAGATCCACGCCACCGAGCAGGAGCTGCTCAAGTACGCGATGCGCAACCCGACCGCGGGCACGTACTCCGACACCAGCAGCAAGGTCGGCCCCAAGCTGACCGCGGCCTTCCGCGACACGATCGTCGACATCGTCACCGGCCGGCAGAAGATCGCCGCGTACGACGAGGCGCTGCGGCGGTGGAAGAGTGGCGGGGGAGACAAGATGCGCGGCGAGTTCGAGGCCGTGCTGCCGTCGAGCGTCCCGGTCACCCAGTCCTGA
- a CDS encoding ABC transporter permease, producing the protein MTGLKGVRAGDPRVVAVRSGVAQGWIELRQSFTSAGELVGHFLWPALLLIALFFLRDRTFGGFQLGALVLPSMVGMNAAMGMVSMSQQLTADREDGTLLRAKATPNGMLGYLVGKVVSVAGGLLADLMILLIPGLLLVDGLTIGGSWIALLWVLLIGLVATLPLGAVLGSVFTTARAQGLIQLPVLGLIAISGIFYPITALPDWVQWIAQVFPIYWLGLGMRSAFLPDSFVGVEIGDSWRHLETIGVLGTWAVLGLLIAPVVLRRMARRESGSAVASRRERALQRVG; encoded by the coding sequence ATGACCGGGCTGAAGGGCGTGCGGGCGGGTGATCCGCGGGTTGTGGCGGTTCGGAGTGGGGTGGCTCAGGGGTGGATCGAGTTGCGGCAGTCGTTTACTTCTGCGGGTGAGTTGGTTGGGCATTTCCTCTGGCCGGCTTTGCTGCTGATCGCGCTGTTCTTCTTGCGGGACAGGACTTTCGGCGGATTCCAGCTCGGCGCGCTGGTGTTGCCGAGCATGGTTGGGATGAACGCGGCGATGGGCATGGTCAGCATGAGTCAGCAGCTCACCGCCGATCGCGAGGACGGGACGTTGCTGAGGGCAAAGGCCACTCCGAACGGGATGCTCGGCTACCTGGTCGGCAAGGTCGTTTCGGTGGCCGGTGGATTGCTGGCGGACTTGATGATCCTGCTGATCCCCGGCCTGCTTCTGGTCGACGGGCTGACGATCGGTGGGTCGTGGATCGCCTTACTGTGGGTGCTTCTGATCGGCCTGGTCGCGACGCTGCCGCTCGGTGCGGTACTGGGGTCGGTCTTCACCACGGCCCGTGCGCAAGGGCTGATCCAGCTACCCGTACTCGGGCTGATCGCGATCTCCGGCATCTTCTACCCGATCACCGCGCTCCCGGACTGGGTGCAGTGGATCGCGCAGGTGTTCCCGATCTACTGGCTGGGTTTGGGCATGCGGTCCGCGTTCCTGCCGGATTCCTTTGTGGGCGTGGAGATCGGCGACTCGTGGCGGCACCTGGAGACCATCGGCGTACTCGGAACCTGGGCCGTACTCGGGCTACTGATCGCACCCGTCGTCCTCCGCCGGATGGCTCGCCGCGAATCCGGTTCCGCTGTCGCGAGTCGTCGCGAACGGGCCCTTCAACGAGTCGGCTGA
- a CDS encoding UBP-type zinc finger domain-containing protein: protein MSDITGIRPEVSPSGDGCVECLDNGGWWFHLRRCAECGHIGCCDSSPEQHASNHAASAGHPVIRSYEPGEQWFWNYVTETFVEGPDLASPDAHPVTQPVPGGSVPPDWEDHVRQ from the coding sequence ATGTCGGACATCACCGGGATTCGGCCGGAGGTCAGCCCGTCTGGGGACGGCTGTGTCGAATGCCTGGACAACGGCGGCTGGTGGTTCCACCTGCGGCGCTGTGCCGAGTGCGGGCATATCGGCTGCTGTGACAGTTCGCCTGAGCAGCACGCGAGCAACCACGCCGCGAGCGCGGGGCATCCGGTCATTCGTTCCTACGAGCCGGGCGAGCAGTGGTTCTGGAACTACGTGACCGAGACGTTCGTCGAGGGTCCGGACCTCGCTTCCCCTGACGCCCACCCGGTCACCCAGCCCGTCCCGGGCGGCAGCGTCCCACCCGACTGGGAAGATCACGTCCGCCAGTAG
- a CDS encoding carbohydrate ABC transporter permease: MTAPAYQVRSRRSARPVWKERPAPAYQSIKALVLGGFAIAIIIPILVVVSTSLASDKDIIEAGGYVLWPKHPTLRAYGTLFSGGLMGRAIMVSVFVTVVGTALALITTISLAYATSRPVLFGRPVLLLVLFTLLFAPGIIPMFLIVKQLGLIDSLWSLILPGALGAFNFVVMRTFFMNVPQELLESARIDGASDFTILRRIVMPLSKAVIAVVGLFYAVGFWNAFFNALLYLNDTSKWPVQVILRTYVLQGKSLSADQLGVTPPPQPQSLQMAVVVVALVPIAMVYPFLQRHFTKGVITGAVKG; this comes from the coding sequence ATGACGGCGCCGGCGTACCAGGTCAGGTCGAGGCGATCCGCACGGCCGGTCTGGAAGGAGCGGCCGGCCCCGGCGTACCAGTCGATCAAGGCGCTCGTCCTCGGCGGCTTCGCGATCGCGATCATCATCCCGATCCTGGTGGTGGTGTCGACCTCCCTGGCCAGCGACAAGGACATCATCGAGGCCGGCGGCTACGTGCTCTGGCCGAAACACCCGACGCTGAGGGCTTACGGCACGTTGTTCTCCGGCGGTCTGATGGGCCGCGCGATCATGGTCAGCGTTTTCGTCACCGTGGTCGGAACCGCGCTGGCATTGATCACCACGATCTCACTGGCCTATGCGACGTCGCGTCCGGTGCTGTTCGGGCGGCCGGTGCTACTCCTGGTGCTGTTCACCCTGTTGTTTGCCCCGGGCATCATTCCGATGTTCCTGATCGTCAAGCAGCTGGGGCTGATCGACAGTCTGTGGTCGCTGATCCTGCCCGGAGCGCTCGGCGCCTTCAACTTCGTGGTGATGCGGACGTTCTTCATGAACGTGCCGCAGGAGTTACTGGAAAGCGCCCGGATCGACGGCGCGAGCGACTTCACCATCCTGCGACGGATCGTGATGCCCTTGTCCAAGGCCGTGATCGCGGTCGTCGGGCTGTTCTACGCCGTCGGATTCTGGAACGCCTTCTTCAACGCGCTGCTGTACCTCAACGACACCTCGAAATGGCCGGTCCAGGTGATCCTGCGGACGTACGTGCTGCAGGGCAAGTCGCTGTCGGCCGATCAGCTCGGGGTGACGCCGCCGCCACAGCCGCAATCGCTGCAGATGGCCGTGGTGGTCGTGGCGCTGGTGCCGATCGCGATGGTCTACCCGTTCCTGCAGCGGCACTTCACCAAGGGAGTCATCACCGGTGCCGTCAAGGGCTGA
- a CDS encoding SAM-dependent methyltransferase, whose translation MATPDGPDATPGFDTSQPTIARVYDALLGGKDNFAADREGAATYLKYVPDAGRCAIDNRAALVKGVQYLARTAGIDQFLDIGSGLPTQKNTHQAAQEANSKAKVVYVDVDPIVLAHGRALLATDDSTIVVTADLREPQSILDNEEIKQHLDFTRPIALMIVGIHMHFHDDEKPDEWVRTLMNALPSGSYLFITDFVNTGEPLQAAIERAGLESLGNGYIRTPERIEQHFLGMPLVAPGLDFLARWFPENPTGEVPAAEDLQPYQRILMAGIAKKD comes from the coding sequence ATGGCGACTCCCGACGGCCCGGACGCAACTCCTGGCTTCGACACCTCCCAGCCGACCATCGCGCGCGTCTATGACGCATTGCTCGGTGGCAAGGACAACTTCGCCGCCGACCGCGAGGGCGCGGCGACTTACCTGAAGTACGTACCGGACGCCGGTCGCTGTGCGATCGACAACCGGGCAGCACTGGTGAAGGGTGTTCAGTATCTCGCGCGCACCGCGGGAATCGACCAGTTCCTCGACATCGGCAGCGGTCTGCCGACGCAGAAGAACACTCACCAGGCGGCGCAGGAGGCCAACTCCAAGGCCAAGGTCGTGTACGTCGATGTCGACCCGATCGTGCTCGCGCACGGCCGCGCGTTGCTCGCGACCGACGACAGCACGATCGTCGTCACCGCCGACCTGCGTGAGCCGCAGAGCATCCTCGACAACGAGGAGATCAAGCAGCACCTGGACTTCACCCGGCCGATCGCGCTGATGATCGTCGGCATCCACATGCATTTCCACGACGACGAGAAGCCGGACGAGTGGGTCCGCACGTTGATGAACGCGCTGCCGAGCGGCAGCTACCTGTTCATCACCGACTTCGTCAACACCGGTGAGCCGCTGCAGGCAGCGATCGAGCGGGCCGGCCTGGAGAGCCTGGGTAACGGCTACATCCGGACCCCGGAGCGGATCGAGCAGCACTTCCTCGGCATGCCGCTGGTGGCGCCCGGCCTCGACTTCCTCGCCCGCTGGTTCCCGGAGAACCCCACCGGCGAAGTACCGGCCGCTGAGGACCTCCAGCCGTACCAGCGCATCCTGATGGCGGGAATCGCCAAGAAGGACTGA